From Bacillus sp. Bos-x628, the proteins below share one genomic window:
- a CDS encoding YuzB family protein has translation MFPLIEFCVSNLAQGSQEAKEKLEKDPNLDVMEYGCLSYCGKCMDSPFALVNGEFVSGENAEQLVERIYAFIEENDMF, from the coding sequence GTGTTTCCACTGATCGAATTTTGTGTAAGCAATCTTGCACAAGGGTCTCAAGAAGCAAAAGAGAAGCTTGAAAAAGACCCAAACCTAGATGTAATGGAATACGGTTGTTTAAGCTACTGCGGGAAATGTATGGACTCCCCATTTGCGCTTGTGAATGGAGAATTTGTTTCAGGAGAAAATGCAGAGCAGCTAGTAGAGCGTATCTATGCTTTTATAGAGGAAAATGACATGTTTTAA